The following coding sequences are from one Thermostaphylospora chromogena window:
- a CDS encoding lactonase family protein codes for MGIARLIYIGGYTEDSGGSGPGITAIRAGSGGARLPEAAVTRASGPSFLALHPRLPVLYAVGETGTGTVTAYARRPGGVLERLCERPSGGSFPCHLAVDPRGRWLVVANYGDGTLGAYRLDERGRIVDPVRLLPHSGDGPDPERQEGPHAHQAVFGPDGTLHVSDLGTDEIRRYLVDDEIVPHPEGHVRLAPGMGPRHLAHAGGEWYVAGELDGTVRRYDASWTELASVRASESAPNAPSHLEVSADGRLVYVANRGPDTVTVLSVPGLSRVAEVPCGGAWPRHFALAGDRMYVACQNSGTVTVHPLDDGVPKKATEEIRVATPACVLPVNEG; via the coding sequence GTGGGCATCGCACGACTGATCTACATCGGCGGATACACCGAGGACAGCGGCGGTTCCGGGCCCGGCATCACCGCGATCCGCGCCGGGTCCGGCGGTGCACGTCTCCCCGAGGCCGCGGTCACCCGCGCCTCGGGGCCGTCCTTCCTCGCGCTGCACCCCCGCCTTCCCGTCCTGTACGCCGTGGGCGAGACCGGGACCGGCACGGTCACCGCCTACGCCCGGCGGCCCGGCGGCGTCCTGGAACGGCTCTGCGAGCGGCCGAGCGGCGGATCGTTCCCCTGCCACCTCGCGGTCGACCCCCGAGGGCGGTGGCTGGTGGTGGCCAACTACGGCGACGGCACGCTCGGCGCGTACCGGCTCGACGAGCGCGGCCGCATCGTGGACCCCGTCCGGCTGCTGCCGCACTCGGGCGACGGCCCCGATCCCGAGCGGCAGGAGGGGCCGCACGCGCACCAGGCCGTGTTCGGCCCCGACGGCACGCTTCACGTCTCGGACCTGGGAACCGACGAGATCCGCCGCTACCTGGTGGACGACGAGATCGTCCCGCACCCCGAGGGGCACGTGCGGCTCGCCCCCGGCATGGGCCCCCGTCACCTGGCCCACGCAGGCGGCGAGTGGTACGTGGCGGGGGAACTCGACGGCACCGTGCGCCGCTACGACGCCTCCTGGACCGAGCTGGCGAGCGTCCGTGCCAGCGAGAGCGCCCCCAACGCCCCGTCCCATCTGGAGGTCTCCGCGGACGGGCGGCTGGTCTACGTGGCCAACCGCGGCCCGGACACCGTCACCGTGCTGTCCGTCCCCGGCCTCTCCCGCGTCGCGGAGGTGCCGTGCGGGGGAGCGTGGCCGCGCCACTTCGCCCTGGCCGGTGACCGGATGTACGTGGCCTGCCAGAACTCCGGCACCGTCACCGTGCACCCGCTGGACGACGGGGTGCCGAAGAAGGCGACGGAGGAGATCCGCGTCGCCACTCCCGCGTGTGTTCTTCCCGTGAATGAGGGGTAG
- a CDS encoding 6-phosphofructokinase, with amino-acid sequence MRIGVLTGGGDCPGLNAVIRAVVRKGVGVYGHEFVGFRDGWRGPLEGDTMPLDIEAVRGILPRGGTILGSSRTNPMKIENGVERIRENLASAGIDALIAIGGEDTLGVARQLFERDVKVVGVPKTIDNDLNATDYTFGFDTAVNIATEAIDRLHTTAESHHRALICEVMGRHAGWIALHAGMAAGANVILIPEKPFDIDRVCEYVESRFKTRYAPIIVVAEGAHPIEGQMALQSNELDAFGHVRLGGIGEMLAKEIEKRTGKEARTTVLGHIQRGGTPTAFDRVLATRFGLHAIDAVHEGDFGKMVALRGTEILRVSLEEATRELKTVPVSRYEEAEVFFG; translated from the coding sequence ATGCGTATTGGAGTGCTCACCGGCGGCGGTGACTGTCCAGGTCTCAACGCCGTGATCCGCGCCGTCGTACGCAAGGGCGTCGGCGTGTACGGCCACGAGTTCGTCGGATTCCGCGACGGCTGGCGCGGCCCGCTGGAGGGCGACACCATGCCGCTCGACATCGAGGCGGTGCGCGGCATCCTGCCGCGCGGCGGCACCATCCTGGGGTCGTCCCGCACCAACCCCATGAAGATCGAGAACGGGGTGGAGCGCATCCGGGAGAACCTCGCCTCCGCGGGGATCGACGCGCTCATCGCCATCGGCGGTGAGGACACGCTGGGCGTGGCCCGCCAGCTCTTCGAGCGCGACGTGAAGGTCGTCGGCGTGCCGAAGACGATCGACAACGACCTCAACGCGACCGACTACACCTTCGGCTTCGACACCGCCGTCAACATCGCGACCGAGGCGATCGACCGCCTGCACACCACCGCCGAGTCCCACCACCGGGCGCTCATCTGCGAGGTCATGGGCCGTCACGCGGGCTGGATCGCGCTGCACGCCGGCATGGCGGCGGGCGCCAACGTGATCCTCATCCCGGAGAAGCCCTTCGACATCGACCGCGTGTGCGAATACGTCGAGAGCCGGTTCAAGACCCGCTACGCGCCGATCATCGTGGTCGCCGAGGGCGCCCACCCGATCGAGGGGCAGATGGCCCTGCAGAGCAACGAGCTGGACGCCTTCGGTCACGTCCGGCTCGGCGGGATCGGCGAGATGCTCGCCAAGGAGATCGAGAAGCGCACCGGCAAGGAGGCCCGCACCACGGTGCTCGGCCACATCCAGCGCGGCGGCACCCCGACGGCCTTCGACCGCGTGCTGGCCACCCGCTTCGGCCTGCACGCCATCGACGCCGTCCACGAGGGCGACTTCGGCAAGATGGTCGCCCTGCGCGGCACCGAGATCCTGCGGGTCAGCCTGGAGGAGGCGACGCGGGAGCTCAAGACCGTCCCCGTCTCCCGCTACGAGGAGGCCGAGGTCTTCTTCGGCTGA
- the thiI gene encoding tRNA uracil 4-sulfurtransferase ThiI, protein MSVETSTSVVAGARSRLGEPCVLLKLGEVVLKGRNRDMFERRLQSNIRAALSGMGVRHDVRQRHGVIAVFLPEGTSVETADAVARRVADVPGLVWVHRAWRVAKDPQAVVDAALALVEDRPEVESKAGFAVRSRRRDKRFPLRSNELDRLVGGAISETYSLPVDLSNPDLTVYIEVDRDEVFVFTDGIPGPGGLPVGMSGRALVLMSGGIDSPVAAYRMMRRGLRVDFLHFSGIPFTTSESIYKAYALVRALDRFQGRSRLWVVPFGKAQQSIKASGQDRLAVIAQRRLMLKTAEEVARRIRAGALVTGDSLGQVSSQTLENITAQDDAVRMPILRPLIGMDKTEIVAEARRIGTLEISELPDEDCCTLLAPRRAETRAKIEDLVRIERRLDAEDLAVQLAASIQEYKIETS, encoded by the coding sequence ATGTCCGTCGAGACGTCGACGAGTGTCGTCGCGGGTGCCCGCTCCCGCCTCGGGGAGCCGTGCGTGCTGCTCAAGCTCGGCGAGGTCGTACTCAAGGGCCGCAACCGGGACATGTTCGAGCGGCGCCTGCAGAGCAACATCAGGGCCGCGCTGTCCGGCATGGGCGTCCGGCACGACGTGCGGCAGCGCCACGGCGTCATCGCCGTCTTCCTGCCCGAGGGCACGAGCGTCGAGACCGCCGACGCCGTCGCCCGCCGGGTCGCCGATGTGCCCGGCCTGGTGTGGGTGCATCGCGCCTGGCGGGTGGCCAAGGACCCGCAGGCGGTCGTCGACGCCGCGCTCGCGCTGGTCGAGGACCGTCCCGAGGTCGAGAGCAAGGCCGGCTTCGCGGTGCGGTCGCGGCGCAGGGACAAGCGCTTCCCGCTCCGCTCCAACGAGCTCGACCGCCTGGTGGGCGGCGCGATCAGCGAGACCTACAGCCTGCCGGTCGACCTGAGCAACCCGGATCTGACGGTCTACATCGAGGTCGACCGGGACGAGGTGTTCGTCTTCACCGACGGCATCCCCGGCCCCGGCGGCCTGCCGGTCGGCATGAGCGGGCGGGCGCTGGTGCTCATGTCCGGCGGCATCGACTCGCCGGTGGCGGCCTACCGGATGATGCGCCGCGGCCTGCGGGTGGACTTCCTGCACTTCTCGGGCATCCCGTTCACCACCTCCGAATCGATCTACAAGGCGTACGCGCTCGTGCGCGCCCTGGACCGCTTCCAGGGGCGCTCCCGCCTGTGGGTGGTGCCCTTCGGCAAGGCGCAGCAGTCGATCAAGGCGTCGGGGCAGGACCGCCTGGCCGTCATCGCGCAGCGCAGGCTCATGCTCAAGACCGCCGAGGAGGTGGCCCGCCGCATACGCGCCGGCGCGCTCGTCACCGGCGACTCCCTCGGCCAGGTCTCCTCCCAGACGCTGGAGAACATCACCGCCCAGGACGACGCGGTGCGGATGCCGATCCTGCGTCCCCTGATCGGCATGGACAAGACGGAGATCGTGGCCGAGGCGCGCCGCATCGGCACCCTGGAGATCTCCGAGCTGCCGGACGAGGACTGCTGCACCCTCCTGGCCCCGCGTCGCGCCGAGACCCGCGCCAAGATCGAGGACCTGGTGCGCATCGAGAGGCGGCTGGACGCCGAGGACCTCGCCGTCCAGCTCGCCGCCTCCATCCAGGAGTACAAGATCGAGACGTCCTAG
- the aroF gene encoding 3-deoxy-7-phosphoheptulonate synthase, giving the protein MVIVMTPDATQEDVDAIVSLVGTAGGSAFVSRGVSRTIIGLVGDVAQFSTLNLSGMSGVADVIRVSTPYKLVSRENHPERSTVWVGGVPIGPGTVTLIAGPCAVETPQQTLEAAKMAKAAGATLLRGGAFKPRTSPYAFQGLGEDGLRILADVREETGLPVVTEVVDAHDVPLVASYADMLQVGTRNAQNFALLQAVGAAGKPVLLKRGMSSTIEEWLMAAEYIAQRGNLDIVLCERGIRTFETATRNTLDVSAVPVAQRLSHLPVVIDPSHSGGQRDLVLPLSRAAIAVGADGIIVDVHPQPDQALCDGPQALVNDDLSELARIMREFPPLLGRKAAEPAPRSEAGPVAAV; this is encoded by the coding sequence ATGGTCATCGTCATGACCCCCGACGCCACCCAAGAGGACGTCGACGCGATCGTCTCGCTCGTCGGCACCGCCGGCGGCAGCGCCTTCGTAAGCCGCGGCGTCAGCCGTACGATCATCGGCCTGGTAGGTGACGTCGCCCAGTTCAGCACGCTCAACCTGAGCGGGATGAGCGGCGTCGCGGACGTGATACGGGTCTCCACCCCCTACAAGCTCGTGAGCCGGGAGAACCACCCCGAGCGGTCGACGGTCTGGGTGGGCGGAGTGCCGATCGGCCCCGGGACGGTCACGCTGATCGCCGGGCCGTGCGCGGTGGAGACGCCGCAGCAGACGCTGGAGGCGGCCAAGATGGCCAAGGCCGCAGGGGCGACGCTGCTGCGCGGAGGCGCGTTCAAGCCGCGCACCTCCCCCTACGCCTTCCAAGGGCTGGGCGAGGACGGCCTGCGGATCCTCGCCGACGTGCGGGAGGAGACGGGCCTGCCGGTGGTCACCGAGGTCGTGGACGCGCACGACGTGCCGCTGGTCGCGTCCTACGCGGACATGCTGCAGGTCGGCACCCGCAACGCGCAGAACTTCGCGCTGCTCCAGGCGGTGGGCGCGGCGGGCAAGCCGGTGCTGCTCAAGCGCGGCATGAGCTCCACGATCGAGGAGTGGCTGATGGCGGCGGAGTACATCGCTCAGCGCGGCAACCTCGACATCGTGCTGTGCGAGCGGGGCATCCGCACCTTCGAGACCGCCACCCGCAACACGCTGGACGTCTCGGCCGTGCCGGTCGCGCAGCGGCTCTCCCACCTGCCGGTGGTCATCGACCCCTCGCACTCGGGCGGCCAGCGTGACCTGGTGCTTCCGCTGTCCCGCGCGGCGATCGCGGTCGGCGCGGACGGCATCATCGTGGACGTCCACCCGCAGCCGGACCAGGCGCTGTGCGACGGGCCGCAGGCGCTCGTCAACGACGACCTGAGCGAGCTGGCGAGGATCATGCGGGAGTTCCCGCCGCTGCTCGGCCGTAAGGCCGCCGAGCCCGCGCCGCGGAGCGAGGCCGGCCCCGTGGCCGCGGTCTGA